GTATGCAGGCAGGATCCTTGAAGGATATGGAAGTAGCTGTCTGGAGAACTTCAAGAGGGATCTCAGACCACACAAAGTCTGATGCCAGAACAATCGTCCTCAACACTGACATATCTTTTTCGTACCTGAAATAATTATATATATGATGAACCAAAATCAATGAACATAAATTCAAGCATAGAACATTAGGAACTAGATAAACCAAATGTGTAACAGTGTAGGTGCATATACATAGGAGATTTTATTACATCTTCCCCATATCCTAGGGTATGTTAGTTGACACATCTGGATACCCGCAATTAGTGATGTAAGACAAACCAGAATCCATGAATATGTTCATTCCTATATTCTAAACATTGGtagttcctttttcttttcaaatttctACGCCCCTGAACGAGTTTTAGGTTATGAAAGAGCCGATTAAGAACATGCAATGGCTAATTCACATTTTTCACTAAAACATGCAAGGCAAGAACCTCCCTACATGGTTAAATTCGCAAATCAACCAACAATTTGGACTCATCGGAAGATGTTACATACCCTACTCGGGGTATTGGTACTGGTTTCCCGAGAACATCATTCGCCACCTACAAACTCCAAAACTTAGAAAATCAGAAGTCTGAAATTCATCAACAATataaaatggtgatggaaaacagATATAATGTGAACTATTCATATAACCTTGATATTATTGGATGTAATATCATGAATTACCTTACGGTTTTCCTGTTCAACATCAAACAAATACTTCACGTCGAGCAGACGGGGATCAATCTTTGCAGGAGCTTTATATTTCTTACCCACAATGTAGGTTTCTGCAGATGTGGAACGACTGGCAATTGGTTTAGTCACTTCGACTTTGTCAAATAACTGCAACAGAGACCCAGAATAAGATATCAATAACGAAAAGAAGCAAAATTAACATTATTAAGTTCAGTGAAACGGAAACAAAGCTCTCACCTGATTAAGACAGTACAGGACCTTATTGTAATCTTGGGACCTGAATATCTATCAAAACACAATAGACAAGCAATCAATACTTGAATACATTTATCACATTaagtagaaaataatacaaaCTGTAAAACTTTAAATCTAGTAAACATAGCAAATCACGAAAGTAAGGCGAGACTGATACAAGGAGTCGGTGGTAAGTGGCAACGTCTATAGAGATACTATTCTTAGCAGCAACAGTATTCGTTTTATACATGCACGGATAAGCACAAAGGACCAATACATTGAGCTCCGACCGGAAGCAGCAAGGGACCAATACACTCCGAGTCCTGAGGTGCCACAAATGAAAATTTCTACTAGACTATATAAATTACAATGTTAACAATTCGATGGCTATCAAGTATGAGATAGTGTGGTGTTACTACATGAAATTACACTTGCAGTCCCGTAAGATGCAGGATAACCTCCTATCTTAATTATGCGATTTAAAGAACCGGTTAAAACCTCAGTTGTCCTGATGACTTAGTCTGAATACTATCAACTTTCTATTCATGTACTTCAACAACAACGCAAATTGCAATTAAACACACAATTCCCTCTTTGTATCATTAGCAAAAATGATAATTAATTCTCGACAATATCGAATGCCACGCAAACTTCCCATTAAACCCAAGTAAACAATCAATATACAATTCACTGAAGTAACACTCTACTACAATTTACCGATTAAATAACAATTCAGCAATGAAACCAATAACAGAATCAAAATACCAGTATATATTACCTTAGTAACAATAGTTCCTTTAGGTGATAAAAATTCTGTAGCGAGCCTCACAGCATCAACAACCAAAGACGTCTGAACCGTAGCTTCTTGAGCCCAAGCACCACCAATATTAGGAGAACCATCATGCAATACAACATCAAAACTTCTAAcaccattttctttcataagcTTTTTTATAGTTGCTCTACACCTAACAGTAGTAATATCTTCTATAATCGAAATAGCCCCTCTAATAGGTTTAATAGGATAAAGATCAACTCCAAGAACAAAACTACCAACTGGGACTTTTTTAACAGCAACTTGCATCCAACCACCAGGTGCAGCACAAAGATCCAATACAGAATGAGCTGATTCtagaaaattgaattttgattCTAGTTGGAGTAATTTGAATGATGCTCTAGACCTGTAACCTTGTTCTTTGGCTAGACGATAGTATTTGTCTAACCTAGCACCTCCCTTTACCTTCTTACCCATTTCTCTCTTCTCTGTATAATTTTAGGGTTCAAGAATCAAGAGGTCGAGAGGCTGATCACAGAGGAGAATATAGTACGGGGTTTAAAGAGGCATAATTGGGCCGTCGAATTGGACTATTTATGGTGTCGGACTACCTTGATCGTATCTTGCGCGCGCCGGCCGGAAAAACTGGTGCCATTTACCCGTAAATTATTTTGGTTATCCCGCCTTTGATTCATTCGCAGACCATTCACATAAGCGGACCATGCAATTTTATGATTCATTCGCAGTTTTTCAGTGAACTTTCTGGAATTGCACTAATGTGTCTACTCCTCGGCATGTTTTTCGTGGTAATAATGATGGAGTTCTGTCTTGTGAACTATACTAATCAAATTTTTGTCTCCCATCGGGGAGACTTCAGATGCCAATGGACAACACTACAAAATTTCAAACAGTTAAGCAAATATTATAGCTTTGTGCGAACATATAAATTACTCAATTCCAGTAGTCATATGCAACCATATTCAATTTCCAGAGAATGAAGCAGCTAACAGTAATAAAATCTGCTCACAAAATTGTAGAACttaaaaattaatcaaaacaGCTTCAGTCTTCTACTATGTATAATCAAAAGCTTTTTCCTTTCTTTCCTCCTCTGTGAGCGGATGCTCCTTTATTAGCAGATCCTTTGCCTTTAGAAGCACCCTTACCACCGGCCTTACTCTTCTTAGAGGGACCCTTGCCATGTCTACCAATTCCACGAGACCGCTGATCTTTCTTCATCCGCCGATCGACAAGAACCTTTCCTTTCCCAACGGGTTTAACTTGGACTCCCTTCTTCGCAACGACATATTCCTTCTTCACTCTCTTAGGTTGTGCTTTCTTGTAAAGCTGCTCAATCATCTTGCTCTTTGACATGTCATTGATGTCAGTTTGGTCAGAAATGGTGTTTGCCTTCTTTCGGACCTTCTCAAGCTGCCTCATAGCAACCCTCTTCTTTCGAGCTTTAGCCTGTGCAACCTTCTTTCCGGGACGAGCATCAATCTCTTTAAACTGTGCCTTCTGAGCAGCAATCTCCTCTTTAGTTACGGGTCTTGTCATCTGCCTATGCTTCTTTTCCTCGTCAAGGAACCATGTGGGCAATCCCTCATCGTCAAACATATACCTGTTGTAAGCATCATCAAGTAACGTCTCCCTCTGTTTCTTTCTCAGCATTTTCTTTGCAGTGGCTAATATCACAGACTTCTGATAATTATCTAAATCCTCTGATTCATCGGAGGATGAGGATGAATCGTCACTCGAGTCCGTAGCAGGAGCAGGGACTATTTCAAAGTCATCCTCTGCAGCTTTAGCAGCTTTATTCTTAGGGAGTTTGGAACTGTTGGAATCATCAGTCATTGTCATATTCTGTTTAGATACTTCCGGAATTGAAAGCTTTGTCTCTTTTATGTCTACCTCCATTTCATCGTCACTCTCCTTTTTCCACAAGTGTTCTTcatctgctgcagcttcagcaaAGACATCCTGACTAAACCACTGCTCAGTAATCTGTTCTTGTGTTTGTGCTTCCTCCTCTTGAAGTGGAACCATTAAAGGATTGGCTTCACTATCAATCATTTCTTTGTCAGaatcatgatccgattcaatagCATCATCGCCCtacatgacaaaaagaaaaaatcaaagtcAAACAGAGAAAGCATAACAACCCCAAACTAATTgttataaaagaaaaattataagtaACAACAGCATGAGGTGGAACACGGAGGGACCATTGTCACCCAACTAGAGTGGGCATTGAGATAAAAGTGTCACAAAAATGATTTCTCAATATTGAGATGCTCCAGAGaaaggtcatccaaagatttaatCAAGTTCGAAATGTAAGAAGATACATGTTCACTGCGTGTAACAAGATACCAATAATGAAATTCCACATCAAAAACTCATAATAATGATTTCCTCCATACCTTATATAGTTCCTTTTCGTCATAGGACTTCCTAGCACGCTTTCGCTGCTGAGAACTTCCTTCTTTTCTAGTGACATACCGTTCATAAGCTTCGTCAAGAAAACCCTCGAGTTCGTCGTCATACCTAGTCAGATGAATACAAAAGGATCAGTCAGTGAACATATACAATACTAGTACATCACCAAGTATATTTAAAGCAGGaatagggatggccatttgccccacccatccccgtgggtacccgcccctattgggtagggttttacccgtacaaacggggttggggttgggtatgggtaatacccgaaattaGTGAAGCGGAGATGGGGCGGGGATGAGATTctaggtccccgccccatacccacCCCGTACGTTTCtattttaggattttatatttttattaattatttatattatatttaaactaagatattatattatattatattataaaagaaaaggtaaaagtataagatatcattaattatttatattatatttaaactaagaaattatatttatattatattataaaagaaaaggtaaaaatataagatatcattaattatttatattatatttaaactaagaaattatattatattataagaaAGATACCGgataagaaataattaagaactaaaatgagtgatgctcgtttgtagaccaatttgtttttctttccttgttttacgatgaatttttgagtttgaaattgtaaattattattattattattggttgaacttaggtattgattattaaattaactcatcatatttgagcttaatgttatgggtaacccgtaaaaaacccgccccgtacgggtatttcccatacccgccccgtcccagatcaagcgggtaatggggagggtgtgggtttttttttttgaacggggcagtgactgggatacaagatccctgccccatgaccatccctaagcAGGAATAAGGTATTGAAAAGATTACCTCTGTTGCTCCTCATCAGTGTCAATATCACTGGATGAATCCTTTTGAATACGAGTATCCTGGTCTTCATTTTCGCTGTCTCCTAagttgccagtttcatcatcgaGTTCTGTTGAGTCAACAATTTCCAGGTccttctttccctaaaaataaacAAGGTAGGTATTGTTAGTATTTGAGGTATTCCTGGAATTACT
This is a stretch of genomic DNA from Papaver somniferum cultivar HN1 chromosome 1, ASM357369v1, whole genome shotgun sequence. It encodes these proteins:
- the LOC113288258 gene encoding adoMet-dependent rRNA methyltransferase spb1-like, which encodes MVQKAKGKHRLDKYYHLAKEQGYRSRAAFKLLQLEAKFNFLESAHSVLDLCAAPGGWMQVAVKKIPVGSFVLGIDLFPIKPIRGAISVEEDITTAKCRATIKRLMSENGVRGFDVILHDGSPNVGGAWAQEATVQTSLIIDSVKLATEFMSPKGTFVTKIFRSQDYNAVLYCLKQLFEKVEVTKPIASRSTSAETYIIGKKYLAPAKIDPRLLDVKHLFDVEEKKQKAKDVLGKGGKTRHRDGYVVDSEGKTMAILRTVVLASDFVWSATPLEILGTATSISFKDPACLPLRDHSLTTDEVKALCEDLQVLGKQDFKHLMKWRINLRKALSPTQKAIPKSTDAEDENKADEDDDDDDKMLNEMEELTYAMERKKKRAKKIAAKRLAKDKTRKMQVDALEDGYQEHDLFSLSSIKGKKDLEIVDSTELDDETGNLGDSENEDQDTRIQKDSSSDIDTDEEQQRYDDELEGFLDEAYERYVTRKEGSSQQRKRARKSYDEKELYKGDDAIESDHDSDKEMIDSEANPLMVPLQEEEAQTQEQITEQWFSQDVFAEAAADEEHLWKKESDDEMEVDIKETKLSIPEVSKQNMTMTDDSNSSKLPKNKAAKAAEDDFEIVPAPATDSSDDSSSSSDESEDLDNYQKSVILATAKKMLRKKQRETLLDDAYNRYMFDDEGLPTWFLDEEKKHRQMTRPVTKEEIAAQKAQFKEIDARPGKKVAQAKARKKRVAMRQLEKVRKKANTISDQTDINDMSKSKMIEQLYKKAQPKRVKKEYVVAKKGVQVKPVGKGKVLVDRRMKKDQRSRGIGRHGKGPSKKSKAGGKGASKGKGSANKGASAHRGGKKGKSF